The Desulfobacterales bacterium genome includes a region encoding these proteins:
- the aprB gene encoding adenylyl-sulfate reductase subunit beta, which translates to MPSFVIAEKCDGCKGGDKTACMYICPNDLMVLDPTAMKAYNQEPDQCWECFSCVKICPTQAVEVRGYADFVPLGSSIMPMLGTEDVMWTCKFRNGNIKRFKFPIRTTPEGAANAYKDLKGKDLDSPLLATEEADGRQLPKPKATV; encoded by the coding sequence ATGCCAAGTTTTGTAATTGCAGAAAAATGTGACGGATGTAAAGGCGGGGACAAAACCGCATGCATGTACATTTGTCCCAATGACCTGATGGTTCTGGATCCCACCGCCATGAAGGCGTATAATCAGGAGCCCGACCAGTGCTGGGAATGTTTTTCATGCGTCAAGATTTGTCCCACCCAGGCAGTTGAAGTCAGAGGCTATGCCGACTTTGTACCCCTGGGAAGCAGCATTATGCCCATGCTGGGAACCGAAGATGTGATGTGGACCTGTAAATTCAGAAATGGAAACATCAAGCGCTTTAAGTTCCCCATCCGGACAACGCCCGAAGGTGCTGCCAATGCTTACAAGGACCTGAAAGGCAAAGACCTTGACAGCCCCTTGCTGGCAACGGAAGAAGCTGACGGTAGACAACTGCCCAAACCCAAAGCCACCGTTTAG